In Palaemon carinicauda isolate YSFRI2023 chromosome 38, ASM3689809v2, whole genome shotgun sequence, a single window of DNA contains:
- the LOC137630273 gene encoding von Willebrand factor A domain-containing protein 8-like encodes MRYSSFEVPNVHNIRNIGDIIAPHNKKYFEGGDEREDKSPLHNTEMRPYGALSRLHVLSRILIHPRISLKNAAGLYLPIRLESGLSKVTIGGLSKELKDPKNPELVPVGYLHSDLPQSILQHLRWLLQKDQLGQDVFLIGPPGPQKRSLALAYLQLTKREAEFVTLTRDTTDTDLKQRREIRGGTSFYHDQSAVRAAVEGRILILEGIEKAERNVLPVMNNLLENREMQLEDGRFLIASHRYDKLLQEHSPEELERMRLVRVDENFRVIALGLPSPPYQGHPLDPPLRSRFQARDVSSLPYKWSRMHCKDILFKVVQLD; translated from the exons ATGCGTTACTC GAGTTTTGAGGTGCCCAATGTACACAACATAAGGAATATAGGTGACATCATTGCTCCACACAATAAAAAATACTTCGAGGGAGGGGACGAAAGGGAAGACAAATCTCCATTACATAATACAGAG ATGAGGCCATATGGAGCATTGAGTCGCCTTCACGTTTTATCAAGAATATTAATCCATCCACGAATATCTCTAAAGAATGCTGCTGGCCTCTATCTGCCAATTCGACTTGAATCAG GATTGTCGAAGGTCACCATCGGAGGGCTCTCAAAAGAACTCAAGGATCCCAAAAATCCAGAACTCGTTCCAGTTGGTTACT tgcaCAGTGACCTCCCCCAATCTATTTTGCAACACTTGCGATGGCTGCTGCAGAAAGATCAACTTGGCCAGGACGTTTTTCTTATAGGACCTCCTGGACCTCAGAAAAGATCATTGGCTCTAGCGTATTTACAGCTTACAAAGAGGGAAGCAGAGTTTGTTACCCTCACAAGAGACACAACAGACACAGACCTCAAGCAACGCAGAGAGATCAGGGGTGGTACTTCCTTTTATCATGACCAG AGCGCTGTAAGAGCTGCGGTGGAAGGTCGTATTTTGATATTAGAAGGCATAGAAAAAGCAGAACGAAACGTGTTACCTGTCATGAATAATCTTCTGGAAAACAGAGAAATGCAGCTTGAAGATGGAAGATTTTTAATTGCTAGTCATAGATATGATAAACTACTACAG GAACATTCCCCCGAAGAGTTGGAGAGGATGCGACTTGTACGAGTTGATGAAAATTTCCGGGTCATCGCATTGGGATTACCTTCCCCTCCGTATCAAGGCCATCCGCTTGATCCCCCACTGCGGTCAAGATTTCAAGCGAGGGATGTATCTAGTCTTCCTTACAAG tGGAGCAGGATGCATTGTAAGGATATTCTCTTTAAAGTAGTTCAACTTGATTGA